A genome region from Temnothorax longispinosus isolate EJ_2023e unplaced genomic scaffold, Tlon_JGU_v1 HiC_scaffold_25, whole genome shotgun sequence includes the following:
- the LOC139824053 gene encoding cytochrome P450 9e2-like, translating into MESSTLLLTTLTASICLYYFVLRKLSYFERLKIPHVKPIPILGNMALFLFQRTSHMELLQRFYNLFSNAKYFGLYHFIIPTFVIRDPELISTITIKQFDNFCNRNTFVNENLDPIAGKNLSDLKGDHWREMRKLLSPSFTSSKMKMMFELISQCAENFVDFVSTQSGKTGKTYNMKDILSRYATDTVATCAFGISVDSFKHPNNEFFLLVKKALAFDKWMVFKFFMHRNFSLLAKLLNLKMFGPEIEKFFKNIVFNTVKVRDEQGIVRPDMIQLMMETRNKDSGLEFDIDEMTAQAFVFFLAGYETTSTAMCFMTHVLAVNPDIQSKLREEIDDVFRQTNGKPTYEAINHMKYLDAVVNEALRLYPPVSFFDRKCVKETELPAATSDGEPITIKPGDNIGIPIFSLHCDPKYYPQPEKFDPERFLKGDVDNLVFIPFGIGRRMCIGNRFDVKTRIPMVLAKSAVMMPDNGFWLKLRARESKTPVTQSSGQRVEGQ; encoded by the coding sequence ATGGAGTCATCTACCTTGCTTCTGACTACTCTGACAGCGAGTATttgcttatattattttgttctaaGAAAGCTATCTTACTTCGAGCGACTGAAGATCCCGCATGTAAAACCAATTCCAATATTAGGCAACATGgcactttttctttttcaacgtACATCCCACATGGAGCTGCTACAAAGATTCTACAATCTCTTCTCGAACGCAAAATACTTCGGCCTCTACCATTTTATAATACCGACCTTCGTTATCCGTGATCCAGAACTGATTTCTACGATTACCATCAAACAGTTTGACAACTTTTGTAATCGCAATACCTTCGTGAACGAAAATCTTGATCCGATAGCCGGTAAAAATCTGTCTGACCTGAAAGGGGATCACTGGCGCGAGATGCGAAAGCTTCTTAGTCCTAGTTTCACATCCAGCAAGATGAAGATGATGTTCGAACTTATAAGTCAGTGCGCCGAGAACTTCGTCGATTTTGTGTCAACGCAATCCGGAAAAACCGGCAAAACGTATAATATGAAAGACATACTGAGCAGATACGCCACCGACACAGTGGCCACGTGTGCCTTTGGCATCAGCGTGGATTCTTTTAAGCATCCGAACAACGAGTTCTTCTTGCTTGTCAAGAAAGCACTGGCTTTTGACAAGTGGATGGTCTTCAAGTTCTTCATGCATAGAAACTTCTCGCTACTTGCAAAACTCCTCAATCTCAAAATGTTTGGCCCAGAGAtagagaaatttttcaaaaatatcgtTTTCAATACAGTAAAGGTCAGGGATGAGCAGGGAATTGTTCGTCCGGACATGATTCAGTTGATGATGGAGACTAGAAACAAAGATAGCGGACTTGAGTTCGACATTGACGAAATGACCGCTCAGGCAttcgttttctttctcgctGGATACGAAACTACATCAACAGCCATGTGTTTTATGACGCACGTACTCGCTGTCAATCCCGATATTCAGAGCAAGTTAAGAGAAGAAATTGATGATGTTTTCAGACAGACCAACGGTAAACCTACCTATGAGGCCATCAATCACATGAAGTACTTAGACGCCGTGGTAAACGAAGCTCTCAGATTATATCCGCCAGTATCTTTCTTCGACAGAAAATGTGTCAAGGAGACCGAATTGCCAGCAGCGACTTCAGATGGCGAACCGATTACGATAAAGCCTGGAGACAACATAGGGATCCCCATTTTCTCTCTGCATTGCGATCCAAAGTATTATCCGCAGCCAGAAAAATTCGATCCAGAAAGATTCCTTAAGGGTGATGTGGATAATTTGGTCTTTATCCCATTTGGTATCGGACGAAGAATGTGCATTGGTAATAGATTCGACGTTAAAACCAGAATTCCTATGGTGTTGGCAAAATCAGCTGTCATGATGCCGGACAATGGCTTCTGGTTGAAATTGCGAGCAAGAGAATCGAAAACTCCAGTTACACAATCGAGCGGACAGAGAGTTGAAGGACAGTga